The Nerophis lumbriciformis linkage group LG04, RoL_Nlum_v2.1, whole genome shotgun sequence genome contains the following window.
gtgtatgtatgtatttatatacgtgtgtatgtatgtagttatatacgtgtgtatgtatgtagttatatacgtgtgtatgtatgtagttatatacgtgtgtatgtatgacagaaataccatggtccgtaaaccaggcacgggtagattttgcgctgtgtgcaggcgccaagtcctgttggaacttgaaatctccatctccatagagcaggtcagcagcaggaagcatgaagtgctctaaaacttgctggtagatggctgcgttgaccctggatctcaggaaacagagtggaccgacaccagcagatgacatggcaccccaaaccatcactgatggtggaaactttacactagacttcaggcaacgtggatcctgtgcctctcctgtcttcctccagactctgggacctcgatttccaaaggaaatgcaaaatttgcatggttgggtgatggtttggggtgccatgtcatctgctggtgtcggtccactctgtttcctgagatccagggtcaacgcagccgtccaccagcaagttttagagcacttcatgcttcctgctgctgacctgctctatggagatggagatttcaagttccaacaggacttggcgcctgcacacagcgcaaaatctacccgtgcctggtttacggaccatggtatttctgttctaaattggcccgccaactcccctgaccttagccccatagaaaatctgtggggtattgtgaaaaggaagatgcagaatgccagacccaaaaacgcagaagagttgaaggccactatcagagcaacctgggctctcataacacctgagcagtgccagaaactcatcgactccatgccacgccgcattaacgcagtaattgaggcaaaaggagctccaaccaagtattgagtattgtacatgctcatatttttcattttcatacttttcagttggccaacatttctaaaaatcccttttttgtattagccttaagtaatattctaattttgtgacacacagaattttggatttgttgccacttcaaatcatcaaaattaaatgaaataaacatttgaatgcatcagtctgtgtgcaatgaataaatataatgtacaagttacaccttttgaatgcaattactgaaataaatcaagtttttcaaaatattctaatttactggcttttacctgtatatgtttgtctttttatctatatatatatatgcatgtacatatatatgtatatacgtgtgtgtgtgtgtgtgtgtgtgtgtatatatatacactatattgccaaaagtatttggccaaccatccaaatgatgagaatcaggtgtcctaatcgcaggtgtatcaaatcaagcacttaggcatggagactgtttctacaaacatttgtgaaagaatacaTTTCCTCacgcctaaatattccaaagtcaactgttggctttattataagaaaaatgaagagtttgggaacaacagcaactcagctgacagagaagggtcagcggatgctgaagcgcatagtgcaaactccatgtgaccttccaattagcccacgcacagtacacagagagcttcatggaatgggtttccatggccgatcagctgcatctaagccatacatcaccaagtccaatgcatagcgtgggatgcagtggtgtaaagcacatcaccactggactctagagcagtggagacgccttctctggactgatgaatcacacttttccatctggcaatctgatggaccagtctgggtttggaggttgccaggagaacgctacatttcggactgcattgtgccgagtgtgaaatttggtggaggaggaattatggcgtggggttgtttttcaggagttgggcttggccccttagttccagtgaaaggaactttgaatgctccaggataccaaaacattttgaacaatttcatgctcccaaccttgtgggaacagtttggagtgggctccttcctcttccaacataactgtgcacaaagcaaggtccataaagacatggatgacagagtctggtgtggatgaacttgactggcctgcacagaatcctgacctgaaccccatagaacacctttgggatgaattagaacggagaccgagagccaggccttctccaccaacatcagtgtgtgtttggaagaatggtggaaaattgctataaacacactctgcaaccttgtggacagccttgccagaagagttgaagctgtaatagctgcaaaaggtcatattgaaccctatgggttaggaatgggatggcacttcaagttcatatgtgagtcaaggcaggtagccaaatacttttggcaatatagtgtatgtgtatgtatgtgtatatatatatatatatatatatatatatttcatttatttaaatataatttattatcaaacaattaccatttatgaacacacacaaaaataccgaaaattggtaccggtatcaatttTCAGGTACTGGGAGTCAACAGGAAatatttgatacttttcaaaataatccAGATAAAAgtttgtttagaaaaaaaaagtattttccagctCATTTTGTTGTGTGTTTGATGTCCTGGGTGTGCAAATAGAACCGATTGGGACATTTTAGACTGGCCAGAAGTTGAAAGACGTGTCCGTGTGGCCGCAGGTCCTCCAGTAAAGCAGGGGGCAGCGTGTCTTCTGGGGGTCCTCATCACCGTGGCAACCTGTCACGTCCACACCCTCCACTCTCTGCTGACGGTGGTGGGAACATGGCTGATCGTCAAGAGCAGCTGGAGGTCAGTCACACCTCCTGCACCCTTCTCAGGGGAAACAATCACTTTTTATACACATAAATGCACACAAGTGCAAAAATAAGTTTTACTTTCCAACTGTCAAACTGAAGGAATAAGAACTGTAcagtaatattatatataaataatgcagGTAACCAATTAAAGGATATTCACTTTTACTTCTCATTATCGTAGAATTGTTTACTTTTGTACTGGAATTGGAAGGTCAATAAATGTTCAACGaaatgaacaaaaaattataataaaatggaCTTATgtcaaatgtatttaaatattgaacattttaaagtgcatttttttccccagttgtaAAAACGAGATCGGACTTggtctttttatttgttttataaatatgaCAGACAATGACAGAATAGGACAGAATATCACAGAATATGATAGAATATGACAGAAAGTGACAGAATATCACAGAATGTGACAGACAATGACAGAAAAAAGGACAGACAGGGACAGAAAGTGACATCATATCACAGAAAATGACAGAATAGGACAGAAAAAGCACAGACAGGGACAGAATGGGAGAGAAAAGGACAGAAAGTGACATAATATCACAGAAAATTACAGAATATCACAGAAAAGGACAGAAAGTGACAGAatgtgacaggaaatgacagaataTGACAGAATGGGACTGAAGAGGACAGAAAGTGACATAATATGACAGAATGGGACAGAATGGGACAGAAAGTGACATAATATGACAGACAATGACAGCAAAAGACAAAATGTGACAGACAATGACAGAAAAAGGACAGACAGGGCCAGAAAGTGACATAATATCACAGAAAATGACAGAATAGGACAGAAAAAGCACAGACAGGGACAGAACGGGAGAGAAAAGGACAGAAAGTGACATAATATCACAGAAAATTACAGAAAGTGACAGAATAGGACAGAAAGTGACATAATATGACAGACAATGACAGCAAAGGACAAAATGTGACAGACAATGGCAGAAAAAGGACAGACAGGGACAGAAAGTGACATAATATCACGGAAAATGACAGAATAGGACAGAAAGTGACATAATATCACAGAATAGGACAGAAAAAGTACAGAATAGGACAGAAAGTGACATAATTTCACAGAAAATGACCGAATAGGATAAAAAAAGGACAGAATAGGACAGACAATGACAGAAAGTGACAGAATAGGACAGAAAGTGACAGAATAAGACAGAAAGTGACAGAAAATCTCAGAATGTGACAGAATAGCGTAGAAAAAAAAGACTTCTTAAAAAAAAGTAGCATTGTTTGTGTATCAGTTGAAATGTAAACAACATGATGGCactaacacttcctgtctgcatgtaaacacttcctgtctgcgtgtaaacacttcctgtctgcatgtaaacacttcctgtctgcgtgtaaacacttcctgtctgcatgtaaacacttcctgtctgcatgtAAGCACTTCCTGTCTGCGTGtaaacacttcctgtctgcatgtaaacacttcctgtctgcgtgtaaacacttcctgtctgcatgtaaacacttcctgtctgcgtgtaaacacttcctgtctgcatgtaaacacttcctgtctgcatgtAAGCACTTCCTGTCTGCGTGTAAACACTTCCTGTCTGCTTGTAAACACTTCCTGTCTGCGTGTAAACACTTCCTGTCTGAATGTAAACACTTCCTGTCTGCTTGTAAACACTTCCTGTCTGCGTGTAAACACTTCCTGTCTGCGTGtaaacacttcctgtctgcatgtaaacacttcctgtctgcatgtaaacacttcctgtctgcctggaaacacttcctgtctgcatgtAAACACTTCCTGTCTGCGTGTAAACACTGCCTGTCTGCGTGgaaacacttcctgtctgcatgtaaacacttcctgtctgcgtggaaacacttcctgtctgcgtgtaaacacttcctgtctgcgtgtaaacacttcctgtctgcatgtgaacacttcctgtctgcatgtGAACACTTCCTGTCTGAATGtaaacacttcctgtctgcatgtaaacacttcctgtctgcgtgtaaacacttcctgtctgcatgtgaacacttcctgtctgcatgtGAACACTTCCTGTCTGAATGtaaacacttcctgtctgcatgtaaacacttcctgtctgcgtgtaaacacttcctgtctgaatgtaaacacttcctgtctgcatgtaaacacttcctgtctgcgtgtaaacacttcctgtctgcatgtAAACACTTCCTGTCTGCCTGTAAACACTTCCTGTCTGCCTGTAAACACTGCCTGTCTGCCTGTAAACACTGCCTGTCTGCGTGgaaacacttcctgtctgcatgtaaacacttcctgtctgcgtgtaaacacttcctgtctgcataTGAACACTTCCTGTCTGCGTGGAAACACTTCCTGTCTGCGTGTAAACACTGCCTGTCTGCGTGgaaacacttcctgtctgcatgtaaacacttcctgtcttcatataaacacttcctgtctgcgtgtaaacacttcctgtctgagtgtaaacacttcctgtctgcgtgtaaacacttcctgtctgcatggaaacacttcctgtctgcatgGAAACACTTCCTGTCTGCGTGTAAACACTTCCTGTCTGAATGTAAACACTTCCTGTCTGCGTGGAAACACTTCCTGTGTGCGTGTAAACACTTCCTGTCTGGGTGTAAACACTCCCTGTCTGAATGTAAACACTTCCTGTCTGGGTGTAAACACTTCCTGTCTGCGTGTAAACACTTCCTGTCTGGGTGTAAACACTTCCTGTGTGCGTGTAAACACTTCCTGTCTACGTGTAAACACTTCCTGTCTGGGTGTAAACACTTCCTGTCTGCGTGTAAAGGCTGGCCCCTGGACTGAGTCTCTGCTGGACCTTCCTCTACCTCCTCTTCTTCCGCCTGGTCACATGGTTTGGTCTGCCCCCGCCCACGCCCTTTGCCAACGCCGTGCAGCTCCTCCTCACCCTGAAGGTAGACAACACCCGTGTCACGCGCTGGCAAGCACACCTGCCGACACATTGTGACCCTGCCAGATGGTGAGCCTGGCCAACGAGGTGCACGCCTTCCACGCCAACAACAAACAGGAAGCCAGCGCCTCCACCAAGTCTTCTGTGATTGGTTGTCTGTCCAGAGAGCCCTCGCTGTATGACGTCCTGTCCTACGCCTACTGTTATGTTGGCATCATGACAGGTGAGTCCTGCTGTTGTGTTGGCATCATGACAGGTGAGTCCTGCTGTTGTGTTGGCATCATGACAGGTGAGTCCTGCTGTTATGTTGGCATCATGACAGGTGAGTTTTACCGTTATGTTGGCATCATGACAGGTGAGTCCTAATGTTATGTTGGCATCATGACAGGTGAGTTTTACCGTTATGTTGGCATCATGACAGGTGAGTCCTACTGTTATGTTGGCATCATGACAGGTGAGTCCTACTGTATGTTGGCATCATGACAGGTGAGTTTTACCGTTGTGTTGTCATCATGACAGGTGAGTCCTACTGTTATGTTGGCATCATGACAGGTGAGTCCTACTGTTATGTTGGCATCATGACAGGTGAGTCCTACTGTTATGTTGGCATCATGACAGGTGAGTCCTACTGTTATGTTGGCATCATGACAGGTGagtcttactgttatgttggcaTCATGACAGGTGAGTCCTACTGTTATGTTGTCATCATGACAGGTGAGTCCTACTGTTGTGTTGTCATCATGACAGGTGAGTCCTACTGTTATGTTGGCATCATGACAGGTGAGTCCTACTGTTATGTTGACATCATGACAGGTGAGTCCTACTGTTATGTTGGCATCATGACAGGTGAGTTTCACCGTTGTGTTGTCATCATGACAGGTGAGTCCTACTGTTATGTTGGCATCATGACAGGTGAGTCCTACTGTTATGTTGGCATCATGACAGATGAGTTTTACCGTTATGTTGGCATCATGACAGGTGAGTCCTACTGTTGTGTTGTCATCATGACAGGTGAGTCCTACTGTTGTGTTGGCATCATGACAGATGAGTTTTATCATTGTGTTGGCATCATGACAGGTGAGTCCTACTGTTGTGTTGTCATCATGACAGGTGAGTCCTACTGTTATGCTCTCCAAATGAGCTAAACAGATGTAACAAGTGGAGTGGTCCACACTCCTGATCTATTGAGAAAGAATCAAAGATCATTTGTTGGGCAGAAGCTGCTGCTGTACTGACTTTTACCTGGTCCTGGTCTTCCCCTCCCCCGCCAAGGCCCCTTCTTCCGCTTCCAAACGTACTGGGATTGGTTGCAGCAGCCCAGTCCGCTAGCGCTGCCCGGCTGGGCGCCCTGCCTGCAGCGGCTGAAGCCGGTGCCCGTGTTTGGCGCTCTCTTCCTGGCCGTCAACGCCGTCTTCCCTCTGGCCTACGTCCGCTCCGACCTCTTCCTGGACCACAACTTCTTCTTCAGGTAACATTTCCTACCTTTCACGTGCTCTTTGCAAGCCCAACTAGGGCTAAACACTGTACCACCGTACCACCAGTTTCAGCCCGCTTTTTTATGACCTAgtcaaaataaggagcaggagaaaactaCACAATTGTAATAGCTGAAAGAGCTTTGTTTAGTATATCTGAGGGCCCTAACATACTGAAAACTCCCCAATTTTTGTGAAAAAAGTGTTATTTTGGGGCTCCAAAGTGCAATGAAAGCAGCAAATTAGTAGCAAGCCCAGATTTGAACATTTCCTGTTCTCTGGCCAACCATCACATCAAAGTTTGATGCCATGCCCCGCCCACATTCTTTGCATTTTATCATCACCCGTCAGTTTACTGTCTGTATCTATATTAGTGATCAGATATATTAGtgatgccctgcgatgaggtggcgacttgtccagggtgtacaccgccttccgcccgattgtagctgagataggctccagcacccgcgcgaccccgaagggaataagcggtagaaaatggatggatggatggatatattagtgATCAGCTATTTTAGTGATCGGCTATATTAGTGATCAGCTATATTAGTGATCAACTATAGTTCTGATCAGCTATATTAGTGATCAGCTATATTTGTGATCAACTATATTAGTGATCAGCTATATTAGTGATCAGCTATATTAGTGATCAGCTATATTCGTGATCAGCTATATTAGTGATCAACTATATTTGTGATCAGCTATATTAGTGATCAGCTATATTCATGATCAGCTATATTAGTGATCAGCTATATTAGTGATCAGCTATATTAGTGATCAGCTATATTCGTGATCAGCTATATTAGTGATCAACTATATTTGTGATCAGCTATATTTGTGATCAGCTATATTCGTGATCAGCTATATTCGTGATCAGCTATATTAGTGATCAGCTATATTTGTGATCAGCTATATTAGTGATCAGCTATATTCATGATCAACTATATTAGTGATCAGCTATATTAGTGATCAGCCAGCTATTTTAGTGATCGACTATATTAGTGATCAGCTACATTCGTGATCAGCTATATTAGTGATCAGCTATATTTGTGATCAGCTCTATTTGTGATCAGCTATATTCATGATCAACTATATTAGTGATCAGCTATATTAGTGATCAACTGTATTTGTGATCAGCTATATTTGTGATCAGCTATATTAGTGATCAGCTATATTCATGATCAACTATATTAGTGATCAGCTATATTAGTGATCAGCCAGCTATTTTAGTGATTGACTATATTAGTGATCAGCTATATTCGTGATCAGCTATATTCGTGATCAGCTATATTAGTGATCAGCTATATTCATGATCAGCTATATTAGTGATCAGCTATATTAGTGATCAGCTATATTTGTGATCAGCTATATAAGTGATCAGCTATATTTGTGATCAGCTATATTAGTGATCAACTATATTTGTGATCAGCTATATTTGTGATCAGCTATATTAGTGATCAGCTATATTCATGATCAGCTATATTAGTGATCAGCCATATTAGTGATCAGCTATATTTGTGATCAGCTGTATTAGTGATCAGCTATATTCGTGATCAGCTATATTTGTGATCAACTATATTTGTGATCAGCTATATTAGTGATCagctatattccatccatccatccatttcctaccgcttattcccttttggggtcgcggggggcgctggagcctatctcagctacaatcgggcggaaggcggggtacaccctggacaagtcgccacctcatcgcagggccgatcAGCTATATTCGTGATCAGCTATATTAGTGATCAACTATATTTGTGATCAGCTATATTTGTGATCAGCTATATTAGTGATCAGCTATATTCATGATCAACTATATTAGTGATCAGCTATATTAGTGATCAGCCAGCTATTTTAGTGATCGTCTATATTAGTTATCAGCTACATTCGTGATCAGCTATATTAGTGATCAGCTATATTTGTGATCAGCTCTATTTGTGATCAGCTATATTCATGATCAACTATATTAGTGATCAGCTATATTAGTGATCAACTGTATTTGTGATCAGCTATATTTGTGATCAGCTATATTAGTGATCAGCTATATTCATGATCAACTATATTAGTGATCAGCTATATTAGTGATCAGCCAGCTATTTTAGTGATCGACTATATTAGTGATCAGCTATATTCGTGATCAGCTATATTAGTGATCAGCTATATTCATGATCAGCTATATTAGTGATCAGCTATATTAGTGATCAGCTATATTTGTGATCAGCTATATAAGTGATCAGCTATATTTGTGATCAGCTATATTAGTGATCAACTATATTTGTGATCAGCTATATTTGTGATCAGCTATATTAGTGATCAGCTATATTCATGATCAGCTATATTAGTGATCAGCCATATTAGTGATCAGCTATATTAGTGATCAACTGTATTTGTGATCAGCTACATTCGTGATCAGCTATATTAGTGATCAGCAATATTAGTGATCAGCTATATTAGTGATCAGTCAACTATATTAGTGATCAGCTATATTCATGATCAGCTATATTTGTGATCAGCTATATTAGTGATCAGCTATATTAGCGATCAGCTATATTAGCGATCAGCTATATTAGTGATCAGTCAACTATATTAGTGATCAGCTATATTCATGATCAGCTATATTTGTGATCAGCTATATTAGTGATCAGTCAACTATATTAGTGATCAGCTATATTCATTATCAGCTATATTTGTGAGCAGCTATATTAGTGAGCAGCTATATTAGTGATCAGCTATATTAGCGATCAGCTATATTAGCGATCAGCTATATTAGTGATCAGCGCCTTCACAACGGACCTTGTCGCGTGTTCTTGGGAGGAATTAGTGAAGAAGTAATACAACATAAATCACAGGAGGACTGCTACATGACAAATCAAAAGTCAGGCGACGTCACCTCGGTATTAGTGATCAGTTTGTCCCTTCCCCCCCTCAGGTTCTTCTACATGGTGGCAGTGTTCTTCATGTTCAGGATGCGCTTCTACGCTGCCTGGTGCAGTGCAGAGGCCGGCTGCATCAGTGCTGGACTGGGCTGCTATCCTCAAGGAGCTCACTGCAAACCTGGGGGAGGTCCCACTGTCTGCTACAGGTCATCATGCTAACCTCTCTTATCTCAGCTCTTCAGCTAAGTTTGTACCTTTAAGAACTGCGCattttgttacttggcgctatcttagAAGTAAGCTAACTTGTCATACTCTaacatgctaacgctaacatgcttacgctaacatgctaacgtttcgtGCTAGCTTAACTAATTCTgtttgtttacacctaaaaacagCGCATTTTATTACTTGGCGCTCTCTTAGAAGTAAGTTAACTTGTCATACTCTTaacatgctaacgctaacatgctaatgttttgtgttaactcattttgtttgtttacacctaaaaacaaCGCATTTTATTACTTGGGGCTATCTTAAGAATTAAGCTAACTTGTCATACtctaacatgctaatgctaatatgctaatgctaacatgctaacgtttcgtGCTAGCTTAACTAATTCTgtttgtttacacctaaaaacagcacatttgattacttggcgctatcttagAAGTAAGCTAACTTGTCATactttaacatgctaatgtttcatgctagcttaactaattttgtttgtttacaccCTAAAAACAGCGCGTTTTattacttggcgctatcttagAAGTAAGCTAACTTGTCATACTCTaacatgctaacgctaacatgctaacgctaacatgctaatgtttcgTGTTAActcattttgtttgtttacacctaaaaacagctcattttattacttggcgctatcttaAGAATTAAGATAACTTGTCATACtctaacatgctaatgctaacatgctaacatgctaacgtttcttGCTAGCTTAACTAATTCTgtttgtttacacctaaaaacagCGCATTTTATTACTTGACGCTATTTTAGAAGTAAGCTAACTTGTCATACTCTAATatgctaacgctaacatgctaacgctaacatgctaacgtttcgtGCTAGCGTAACTAATTCTgtttgtttacacctaaaaacagCGCATTTTATTACTTGGCGCTCTCTTAGAAGTAAGTTAACTTGTCATACTCTTaacatgctaacgctaacatgctaatgtttcgTGCTAACTTAActcattttg
Protein-coding sequences here:
- the mboat7 gene encoding lysophospholipid acyltransferase 7, which encodes MSPDELVYLGILAASIPLGFLFRYFSPPVKQGAACLLGVLITVATCHVHTLHSLLTVVGTWLIVKSSWRLAPGLSLCWTFLYLLFFRLVTWFGLPPPTPFANAVQLLLTLKMVSLANEVHAFHANNKQEASASTKSSVIGCLSREPSLYDVLSYAYCYVGIMTGPFFRFQTYWDWLQQPSPLALPGWAPCLQRLKPVPVFGALFLAVNAVFPLAYVRSDLFLDHNFFFRFFYMVAVFFMFRMRFYAAWCSAEAGCISAGLGCYPQGAHCKPGGGPTVCYSSNASEEEKYDFKTIQNIDCYNTDFCVKVRHGLRYWNMTVQWWLHHYIYPNAPFSSYTLRAAWTMFISAYWHGLHAGYYLSFLTIPLCIAAESAMETSVRVRLGPAGQALFDRVHWFLKMRAYDYMCMGFVLLQASDTLQYWSSIYFIMHLLALACILLGSALKPGRNPDPRLKTH